Genomic window (Candidatus Diapherotrites archaeon):
ACGGCACAAACAATGATCCTTTGCTCGAATACATGGATGAAGAAAAAGCAGAATTGTGCCTGAAGCAGGTAGTGGAAGATTTAGTTATTGTAGGCCACACGCATAAACCATTCTATTATGAAGCAAAAGCAAGAGACTTTATCCCAATTGTTGGAGACAGCACAATCAATTTTTCAGGGAAGAGAATGGTTGCAAGCATTCCTTCTGTAGGACAGCCACGCGACGAAAACCCCAAAGCAGGTTACGCAGTGCTCGATTTCCAGAAAAGAAGCTTGGAAATAAGAAGGATTGAATACAACTATAAGTTAACCCAAGAAAAAATCAGGAAAGCAGGCCTCCCGGAAATAGAAGCAGAAAGGTTGGAGAAAGGGATTTAGCAAATGCCAAAAAAACCTTTTAAACCAAAAGCCAGAGGCCCAGCTTATTACGTTGAAAGAGTCAAAAATAAAATAAACCTGCAAAGGGAAAAATTTGACGCCAATGTCAAATACCTTCAGAGAAAAAATATTACTTGGGTCAAGGACAGGAGTTATTTTGATTATAACAGCTTTTTTTATCAAGCTCTCGGAACAACTATTGTTGAAGCCCTTGCAAAGATGCAAAGAAAAAAAGGAAAACCCTTAATAATTTTAGAAGATGGCTCAGGCACTGGTCGGGCTCTAGAAGAATTAAAACTTAGGTTATTAGAAAAAAAAGTGCCTAACAAAACAATCGCGCTTTCTTTATTTCCTGATGATGCTTTAATGGCAAGAAAAGCAGGCGGGAAAATAGACGAGGTAATTATTGGGCCCGCAGAACATTATGTGCCAAAAAAGCCAGTTGACGCAATAATCTCAACAAGAGGTTCTATTGCCTATACTGCACCTTTCATAAGAAAAGACCACCTGTTAAAGTTTGCTTATTCCCTGAAGAAAGGCGGGATAATGATGGTTAATTTTGAAGTCCCCAAAGAATTAAAACCAACCAAAAAAGAATCTTTCAGCATACAATTCAAAAAAATAGATTTTCAAAGTACCCTAAAAGGAATTGAAAGGGCTTTTGAAAAAAGAGGCTTTAAAGCAAAATTTTATCCACAGACAGAGACACTCAACACATACATACTAATTGTAAGAAGAATAAAATAATTTAAGCAAATTTTTTCACTTTATCCATTTTTTTACGAAAGCTTTAAAAATAATTATGAATATATATTTATAATACATTTTGGAGGTGCA
Coding sequences:
- a CDS encoding metallophosphoesterase family protein — translated: MRYLIISDIHANSEALNAVLESAKRYYCDRLLCLGDIVSYGAEPNECIEVLRKQEGLLCIMGNSDAASAGIIGTELFTENAAQCVEWTKKQLTESSRNFLSHLPKFFSMQFMLAVHGTNNDPLLEYMDEEKAELCLKQVVEDLVIVGHTHKPFYYEAKARDFIPIVGDSTINFSGKRMVASIPSVGQPRDENPKAGYAVLDFQKRSLEIRRIEYNYKLTQEKIRKAGLPEIEAERLEKGI